A single genomic interval of Homo sapiens chromosome 7, GRCh38.p14 Primary Assembly harbors:
- the PDAP1 gene encoding 28 kDa heat- and acid-stable phosphoprotein has translation MPKGGRKGGHKGRARQYTSPEEIDAQLQAEKQKAREEEEQKEGGDGAAGDPKKEKKSLDSDESEDEEDDYQQKRKGVEGLIDIENPNRVAQTTKKVTQLDLDGPKELSRREREEIEKQKAKERYMKMHLAGKTEQAKADLARLAIIRKQREEAARKKEEERKAKDDATLSGKRMQSLSLNK, from the exons CCCTGAGGAGATCGACGCGCAGCTGCAGGCTGAGAAGCAGAAGGCCAGG GAAGAAGAGGAGCAAAAAGAAGGTGGAGATGGGGCTGCAGGTGACcccaaaaaggagaagaaatctcTAGACTCAGATGAGAGTGAGGATGAAGAAGATGACTACCAG CAAAAGCGCAAAGGCGTTGAAGGGCTCATCGACATCGAGAACCCCAACCGGGTGGCACAGACAACCAAAAAGGTCACACAACTGGATCTGGACGGGCCAAAGGAGCTTTCGAGGAGAGAACG AGAAGAGATTGAgaagcagaaggcaaaagagcGTTACATGAAAATGCACTTGGCCGGGAAGACAGAGCAAGCCAAGGCTGACCTGGCCCGGCTGGCCATCATCCGGAAACAGCGGGAGGAGGCTGCccggaagaaggaagaggaaaggaaag CAAAAGACGATGCCACATTGTCAGGAAAACGAATGCAGTCACTCTCCCTGAATAAGTAA